One window of the Afipia felis ATCC 53690 genome contains the following:
- a CDS encoding LexA family protein — MGRRPKSLVVDALRNAQLNWLDKLEQATGETATAIARRAELDPSTLTRFKKAGKGTLSTMTISQIAAAWEVEAGAEVRGGVEPPGLSEEAEPYNAPETGSDIDTAIRALTAGRNNCDPWRLRSHSLEAIGYLPGDIVLVDLSATPRDGDAVLATVVDFELMKSVTVWRRYRQSGDLGVLVSASYDHDTGEPLLVNGKSVQIRGVLLPHRLRPVNKAA; from the coding sequence ATGGGACGTCGACCTAAGAGCCTTGTGGTTGATGCGCTGCGAAACGCGCAGCTCAACTGGCTGGACAAACTCGAGCAAGCGACCGGCGAGACGGCGACCGCTATAGCGCGGCGAGCCGAGCTCGACCCGTCAACGCTGACCCGCTTCAAGAAGGCGGGAAAGGGTACCCTCTCCACCATGACCATCAGCCAGATCGCGGCTGCATGGGAGGTCGAGGCTGGCGCCGAAGTCCGCGGCGGCGTCGAGCCACCCGGGCTCAGTGAGGAAGCGGAGCCCTATAACGCCCCAGAAACGGGCTCTGACATCGATACGGCGATCCGGGCGCTGACGGCCGGCCGAAACAACTGCGACCCCTGGCGGCTTCGCTCGCACTCCCTGGAGGCCATTGGCTATCTGCCGGGCGATATCGTTCTCGTGGATCTGTCGGCCACCCCGCGAGACGGCGATGCCGTGCTCGCGACGGTCGTGGATTTCGAGCTGATGAAATCGGTCACGGTCTGGCGCCGCTATCGCCAGAGCGGCGACCTCGGCGTGCTTGTGTCGGCCTCGTATGACCATGATACCGGGGAACCTTTGCTCGTGAACGGAAAGAGCGTTCAGATCCGCGGCGTGCTGTTGCCGCACCGCCTCCGTCCTGTGAATAAAGCGGCCTAA